The following nucleotide sequence is from Penaeus vannamei isolate JL-2024 chromosome 10, ASM4276789v1, whole genome shotgun sequence.
aagtcacccagaccttcctcctcttcttcgtctgtctctccatctgcctcttccccctcttcctcttcctcctcttccagagCACAGTGAcactcctcttccccgtctccttccgGCAGCCACAGGTCGTCCTTAAGATATTTTTCGAAATCGTCCCAGATCTGTTCCGGCAAAAGATTTCCGTCGAGGCTCCTTccgttgtcgttattgttattgttgttattgttattgttgttgttattattgttattgttgttgttgttgttattgttgttgatattgttgatgaCGTTGACAATCGTgttgaaggaaatgaggaggaaggagaggaagccaAAGGTGGAGAACCCGACGGAGGGAGGGCAGCTGGACCCGCCATGGCTGTCTCGCTTCACCATGGCGTGTGGTTCTGCAAGGACACTTCTTGAAAACACCATATAATACGCATGTGAACTAGGTCTATAGAAGTATAGGCCTTACATATCAAGACTTGAATACTAATACTCATACATCGAAGGATTTCGGATTCTATTCTATTTTGCCattttactcttttattcatgtatctattagAAATTGATAGCGCATTTTTGCGACATAAAAATGAAGGACTGCTTTTCGTAAATTCAGAGAGAATTcgctttttttttactcaatgactgcattgctttctctttctttacctctctctctttctctcactcactctttcttcctccctccctctctcactctcactcacactcacacacagtcacgcacacacacatacacacacacgcacacgcacgcacacatacacgcactcacactcacacacacacacactcacacgcacgcacacacacacaaacacgcacgcaaatacacacacacacacacacacacacacacacgcacgcacgcatgcacgcgcacacacacacacacacacccaaacaaaataCCACGCGCACACAACGCAAACACACGAGCTAcacccgctcacacacacgcacgaagcaGCTGAACACTTACCAGCCCCACTGTACGCCAGTAGGTTAGTAGCATTGCTAAGGAAGTGGCCGTAAATAAGAGACCCGGCAGCGCCTCCGCCTGACCCCGGGCTCACTGGAAGCGGCGTCATCCTCGTTTGCGGCGGGAAGTCGAGGGCTTGCTCGTACTGTTAGGTTAGGGGGTTcatgtttagtatatatatatatatatatatatatatatatatatatatatatatatatatatatatatatgcatatatatgtgtgtgtgtgtgtgtgtgtgtgtgtgtgtgtgtgtgtgtgtgtgtgtgtgtgtgtgtgtgtgtgtgtgtgtgtgtgtgcatatatataaataaataaataaataaataaataaataaataaataaataaataaatatatatatatatatatatatatatatatatatatatatatatatatatattttctttctttctttttctttttctttctttcttttcaacttGTTTATCAGTCTAATAATTTATCAGATAACTCTTTACGTaccttttttgtgtatgttttttaatttttttattaatcttattggGATTCTTGttggtgcttatatatatatatatatatatatatatatatatatatatatatatatatatatatatatatatacacacacacacacacacacacacacacacacacacacacacacacacacacacacacacatatatatatatatatatatatatatatatatatatatatatatatatgtatatataaatatatatatatatatatatatatatatatatatatatatatatatatatatatatatatatatatatatatatatatatacacacacacacacacacacaaatatgtatatgtgtatgtgcatacatacatacatacatatatatatatatatatatatatatatatatatatatatatatatatatatatatatatatatatatgtgtgtgtgtgtgtgtgtgtgtgtgtgtgcatatatatataaataaataaataaataaatatgtatatttatttttttctttctttctttttctttttctttctttcttttcaacttGTTTATCAGTCTAATAATTTATCAGATAACTCTTTACGtactttttttgtgtatgtttttttataatcttttattCATCTTACTGGGATTCTTGttggtgcttatatatatatatatatatatatatatatatatatatacatatatatatatatatatatatatatatatatatatatatatatatacacacatgaatagagaaatacataaatagatacacacacacacacacacacacacacacacacacatacacacacacacacacacacacacacacacacatatatatatatatatatatatatatatatatatatatatatatatattatatatatatatatatatatatatatatatatatatatatatatatatatatatatatatatatatatatatatatatatatatatatacatatacacacacatacacaaatatgtatatgtgtatgtgcatacatacatacatacatatatatatatatatatatatatatatatatatatatatatatatatatatatatatatataatgtatgtctatgtatgcataaatgcatataccaaTGCGtccatttatactatatataaattccAAAACTTGCCTCCGAACGAGTGGTGAGCCTCTCCTGCGTCCGTTGGCTTAACGTGGTTAACAGGTTTCGGTGCCTTTGCTCGTCACTGAACACAACTTATGCCACATTCAACAATCGGCCAAATCACCCACGTCACCCTCTCCCGACAGCTCGCTCTACCGCCGCCTTCAGTCACAATCTGGCAGCAGTCATGGCGCGAGTGGGCGGAACTCTGCGCGCGGGAGCATGACCGAAGGCTGGCCGTAACGGGCGTCGGTTGGAGTGTCGAGCGGTAACGGTCTTCTTCCGCGCCGCTACGCACACATgggcgcgcgtgcatgtgtattgtctgtgtacatatatgcatacccacacgcatatacataaatatagttatatatagataaatagatagagagagagagacagacagacagaaggaataCGGCTGCTCCTCCGAGAAACGAGATGTTGCTCCTTGGCCTCCCGCGGGAAATCTGCCTGTCATCTCACACAATGGTCTAAGGTTAGAAATAAATCCCGTATTTAGCATTTGGCAACCGGGGATAAAGAAGTAAGTGTTACAGCAATACACAGTTTTTGCGGAAAGGGAAGACAATACAACAGTGGTATGTTTAGTGAGGCCGGAAGAGATGGATGAACAGGTAAAAAgcaatgaacatacatatatatacatatatgtaaatatatgtacacatacacacacacacacacacacgtacacacaggcgcgcgcgcgtgtgtgaatatacagtatttacatatggcaaatatgtaaatttatatgaatTGTATAGAATGTAGCAAAAGATATATAGAATAGCATACATATTTCAGTTATTTGGTATAGAAATAACTTGGTTACAGTGCCAGTCATACCGTTGCTTTACAAAGGCGGGAAGTAGACGGAGCTGTGGTTCCTCCATTTCATAGGAAGTAGGGGGTAGTAGGAAATAAGTGACGCGGCCAGTTAGGAGAAGGTGATATTATAGAGCGCCAATTTAGTGAATAAAGAGCTAAATAAGCTAGTGTAAGAGGtagttatatataataaatgtacaaACTGTagcctatatgtgtatattcatgatGCGTATAAAGAAGTATGGAGTGAaatggtatacatatatgcaatacatataatAACCTGTTACACACAGgctcgcacacacaatcacacactatTTCTGACACACACGctagcacgcatgcacacacggtCAAAATACCCACGCCTTTTCATCTGTTGCAATGAACACTGCTCATAAGTATATAGATCGATATGTTGTGCCTCTTTCCTCTTCGATCTCACGGTTCGCCTTAACTCCTTTCTGTGGGATTCggctgtctgcctctgtctccatctccctctttttcatacTCTTCAACTCCTCTGTCTAAGTACCtcattttcgttatctttttctcttttaactgcattatatatattctttaaaagcTTATTTCATCACCCTGACGTTACGTAGATAATTTTGTAAGTCGCATTGAGGTCCCCGTGATGTTTGGTGCTCGGTCTACTGTCTTAACCCTCAGTTCATTGAATctagatggtgtgtgtgtgtctatatatatatatatatatatatatatatatatatatatatatatatatatatatatatatatatatatacatatatgttttatatacatatatgttttatatatatatatatatatatatatatatatatatatatatatatatatatatatatatatatatatatatatatatatatatatatgcgttatcTCTGAAGCATTTTCGAAATCAGGATATCCTTATTTTTcctaaatcaggcacattcatctgcgaaatggatattttataatcattcccgtaacacgcAACTCTTAATATTTCCATACAACCCGTCTCTCggtgaaaaacgccgtatgtttaaaggagctggcatagACATTGTTTTTACATATCCGAACACGTTACGTACTACTTTGGTTAGGCACAATGCAGccagcggtgctcttgatacgccgtgggtatatatatatatatatatatatatatatatatatatatatatatatatatatatatatatgtatatatatatataatatatattatatatatatattatatatatatattatatatacatattatatatatatatatatatcatatatatattatatatatacatattatatatatatatattatatatatattatatatatatatatatatatatatatatatatatatatatatatatatatatatatatatatatatatatatacacgattcaTTGTAATGACTGACGGAAATTTTACATAAGCGAAATGGGTAGACTTTTGACAACAGAATGAATGAGCATAGACGGGATGTTAGCTATGCCATTGAATCTAATGCCAGTGTTGTTCAATTGCATGACGGACATCAATTGAATTGGAAAGGtgccaaattaattcataaatcgtcAAATTCTTATGAGAGAAAAATGCTTGGAGCCCTGCTAATTAGGAAATTGAccaattttaacttgagtgctggccagtcggggttggatgatcttacctcatAGTTAGTTACTAGAGCCTTCCACAGACTCTTCGAACTTGAATCTTCTCCTAAGATCTGATTCAGATCTTATTGTTTTTCTCCTACGATATAAAcatgtcaaaattctctccttgtatccatttctgtctattatttgtctgaagaagaactcatgaagagttcgaaacattacatttattttcagttctcattgtggctgttttaattttcatacacacacacacacacatatatatatatatatatatatatatatatatatatatatatatatatatatatatacacatacaattctgagtgtggtgtgtgcatacagacacacacagacacagacacagacacacacacacacacacacacaaaattctccATCAAGCTTTAATAAAATTAAGTACCTGTTCCATTTCAACAGTACAAGATGGATGTACTTTTGGAAATGTAGCAGCTAAAGGTTTATGTAAAATTTTATCCTACAGGTAGTATAATGCAATAGAAACTATTTTCCAATTCTATATATTTACCCTCTTCCTGAAATTTACATATTAACAAACTGATTATGAACTTGAAAGTCACATGCACTTGCTTGAGATCACATTCGCCTAGAAACTCAATGTTCATTCTCAAGCCTGGGTCAAATAATATCACAATTACTCTGACTGACTTGATTCTAGGTATAGGAAATGGTCTATGATGAGTCAGAGTAAAAgtcattttgaaaataaaactTCAAAGTAATTTCAATGACTTTAAGATGAACTCGAGTCTATACCTGAAAGAACAGCTTGCTGATGTAAAAAACAAATAATGGAGGACTCTACAGTAAATACATTTAACCACTCATTTATCAACACGAAGGACTCACATATAAGCATTTGTAAACACAATTGAATACATACAATCATAAATGGGCACATGTATACTTATTTCTCTAGGAATATTAAaacacatataaaagaaaatcaacaatatTTATGTGATATCAATTACAATGCTTCAGTTCTATAATCATTTGAATATAACCTTACATGACAgtgacacataaaaaatatatgtatattacttccTGCTTAATGGGCCCAGCATCTCATGTATTCCAATTTTTGGTGCATTAACAGCATCCAAATGATGGTGCTCTGGTGGTCCGAAGTTTGGCCCTTGTGGAGCAAACATTTGATTGTAGCCAAGATTCAGCTGTGCAGGAGGTATCTGTGGCacctgctgttgctgttgctgcttgaGGTTGCGATGCTGGGGGAAGGTTGGCATCATTCGTGGGTCACATGCTGAAAACAATGGAAACACTAATGAAGTGTGTATGATATAACTTTTACTTATTTATGGAAGTTGCCTTACAAAtgctgatataaatatatatcttaggCAGACAAGAAAGCTGACAGTCAGTGAAAGAAATATCTGTTACAATTGAGTTGTTCATGTAAATTAAGGCATTAAAAACTCTTTTCCTTCTAAATATTTGGATTTTTTGCATAGCTAATTTCATGAAATAAAGGATGAAATCAAACTGATAAAGTTCCAGCTGTTTGGGGAATTGAAACTATGAGTTCAGTTATGCTTGTTCTATCAGTCAGTTTTTTGTCTGGTAGAAAACAGGGCACTATAGTATCATATTATGGAGATGATAAGCAGAAGTATTTTATAAACAGTTTTATGCAAGAATTTCAATCCCTTTAGCTCAGTGACCATTGAATACTACCCGCGGAAGTATTAGACAATTTAGCTCTCATAACAGTTTGACCTCCTAAGGCATTACAAACCAAATTAAAAGATGTAAGCAACAGAACCACCAATCAATTTATTTCAATTGAAGAGAAATTAATAAACTGATTATAAATACCAAGATAATTCTAAGATAAGCCAtcattcattataaatattaattttttttgttatttcttttattcttggtttcttttttaatattgccATTGCTGACAAATGAAATATACTGAAAGTACCcaacaaaacatgataaaaaataacagtactCTGAAATGGGTCAAAAGACAAGTAGACCCGGAAATAGATTTGTGAAAATTCTCCTCTCATATAATTTTGGCAGTGGCTTACTAAGGGCTATTCAAAAAACATTTGTATGGGAGATCTTGATTAATATTAGCATATTCCTTGTAGTATGTATGCATGATACATTGCATCAGTCTGTCATATTTGTACAGATTTCCCCATGCAAAATTTTACTCCTGGTTAAGAATCACTTCCATATGGGATTCATGAGATGATGGTGCAAAATACATTTTGTATACTATGCAATATAAATAAAAGGTTGGTCCTTTGTGGCTGCTAATCCTTCAGTGATGGGTACATCTAT
It contains:
- the LOC113815360 gene encoding uncharacterized protein, which gives rise to MTPLPVSPGSGGGAAGSLIYGHFLSNATNLLAYSGAEPHAMVKRDSHGGSSCPPSVGFSTFGFLSFLLISFNTIVNVINNINNNNNNNNNNNNNNNNNNNNNNNNDNGRSLDGNLLPEQIWDDFEKYLKDDLWLPEGDGEEECHCALEEEEEEEGEEADGETDEEEEEESLLEALEASGRGMGGWAEAVAQSYPECVARLACEGVGLLPRALQPLTVLAPLPVRQTNLLLRSADLGACDRQYPGCPLFSTFL